One region of Vitis vinifera cultivar Pinot Noir 40024 chromosome 1, ASM3070453v1 genomic DNA includes:
- the LOC100266712 gene encoding uncharacterized protein LOC100266712, with the protein MQPRELPGFYYDVEKNRYFPIKAPIPGSSSSSTRLNKPPSLPKSGNNICKRIGIRAAKLLQSRELHGDVIPSKKGKCNFEKEYLKVLASQPLVWKYQETDRIGDGALEQISTDINTSDGQSPKDLLLTGGVNGYLSLYEVAKVGQHFDYGVKCMPDRVWPPVIGKQTECSKAVGHIWRPTGASLVMQSSISCIKMVGKHSPCTIDDQSAIQHVLITTLGSETIGGSVYILNLTRPLDFNSIPIIRQRMHEVASFNCTIWTADCNSKGSQAVIGTNVGVALVNMETRVPSWVCRTKSDVLSLQLDQSGNVVLCGLRNGAVVTVDVREKQEGAYARHTRHRVPYPSHRISEASSRTVQKFSKQWFELKGKIYPESTIFLPSSISCLLSLQLYDQYFLASSMDGSMKLYDHRLIQRGAVQSYEGHVNSHTRIQLGVDPSERFVFSGGEDHNFRIWSITSGELLFEDKFSNSVPLTLCWEQTQRVLDGTHQHGQMHGWSAWIGSEEGVFRMQW; encoded by the exons ATGCAGCCAAGGG AACTACCGGGTTTCTATTATGACGTGGAGAAGAACAGGTACTTCCCTATCAAAGCCCCAATTCcaggttcttcttcttcttccacccGTCTCAACAAACCGCCTTCACTCCCTAAGTCG GGCAACAACATATGTAAGAGAATTGGAATCAGAGCTGCTAAGCTGCTTCAATCTAGGGAATTGCATGGTGATGTGATTCCTTCCAAGAAAGGCAAGTGTAACTTTGAGAAGGAATACCTAAAGGTGCTTGCCTCCCAACCCCTG GTCTGGAAGTATCAGGAGACAGATAGAATAGGTGATGGTGCTTTGGAACAGATATCTACTGATATTAACACATCAGATGGACAGAGTCCAAAAGATCTTTTACTAACAGGCGGTGTGAATGGCTACTTGAG TCTTTATGAAGTTGCAAAAGTTGGACAACAttttgattatggggtgaaaTGCATGCCAGATCGTGTATGGCCTCCTGTTATAGGGAAACAAACAGAGTGTAGTAAAGCAGTTGGACATATTTGGAGACCCACAGGAGCCTCATTAGTTATGCAGTCAAGTATATCTTGTATCAAGATGGTTGGGAAGCACTCTCCTTGTACAATTGATGATCAATCTGCCATTCAGCACGTGTT GATAACTACCTTGGGATCAGAGACAATTGGTGGATCTGTATACATTCTGAATCTGACCAGACCATTAGATTTCAATAGCATTCCCATCATAAGGCAAAGAATGCATGAGGTTGCTTCTTTCAATTGTACAATCTGGACAGCAGATTGCAATTCTAAAGGAAGTCAAGCAGTGATTG GCACAAATGTGGGAGTGGCTTTAGTGAATATGGAAACTAGGGTACCTTCATGGGTGTGTCGTACCAAAAGCGATGTTTTGTCTCTACAACTTGATCAGTCG GGAAATGTTGTTCTATGTGGACTTAGAAATGGAGCAGTTGTGACAGTTGATGTTCGAGAGAAGCAGGAAGGGGCTTATGCTAGACATACTAGACATCGAGTACCTTATCCTTCTCATAGAATTTCTGAGGCTTCAAGTAGAACTGTTCAAAAGTTTTCCAAGCAATGGTTTGAG CTGAAGGGGAAAATATACCCTGAAAGTACCATTTTTTTACCTTCATCTATTTCCTG TTTGCTGTCCCTTCAGTTGTATGACCAGTACTTCTTGGCTAGCTCCATGGATGGATCT ATGAAGCTTTATGATCATCGACTAATCCAGAGAGGTGCTGTACAGTCATACGAAGGGCATGTGAATTCCCATACCCGAATACAACTTGGAGTTGATCCATCTGAGAGATTCGTATTTTCAG GTGGGGAGGACCACAATTTTCGGATTTGGAGCATCACGTCTGGTGAACTACTGTTCGaggataaattttcaaattctgtCCCCTTAACACTGTGTTGGGAGCAAACTCAAA GAGTGCTGGATGGAACCCACCAACATGGGCAGATGCATGGTTGGAGTGCCTGGATTGGATCAGAAGAGGGAGTGTTTCGCATGCAATGGTGA